In Phreatobacter cathodiphilus, the genomic window GGGACGCTCCCTCGCCACTCGCATCGAGCTCGTGCCCGGCCAGGGCGTCATCCACCTGACCGTGCTCGCGCCGGACCATCCGCGCCTTCTGTCCATCATCGCCGGGGCCTGCGCGGCGACGGGCGCCAACATCGTCGGCGCGCAGATCTACACCACCACCGACGGCCTGGCGCTGGACACCATCTCCATCACCCGCGCCTTCGACCGTGACGAGGACGAGGAGCGCCGCGCCGGCCGCATCGCCGACGCCATCGAGAAGGCGCTGCGCGGCGAGATGAAGGTCGGCGAGGCCGTGGCCGCGGTCGCCAAGAAATCGCCGGCGCGCCACCGCTCGCGCACCTTCCGCATCGCGCCGGACGTCGCCATCAACAACACCTGGTCGACGCGCTACACGGTGATCGAGGTCTCCGGCCTCGACCGCCCGGGCCTGCTGCACGACCTGACCTCGGCGCTCTCCCGACACAGCCTCAACATCGCCTCCGCCTATGTCGCGACCTTCGGCGAGCGGGCCGTGGACGTGTTCTACGTCACCGACCTGATGGGCGCGAAGATCCAGTCGGCCCAGCGTCAGACGGCCATCCGCAAGGTGCTCACCGGCGTCCTGGAGGAGGAGGCCGGGCGCTGACCCACTTTCCGGCGTCGAGGCACACTCTGCGCATCGACAATGCGTCCTTCGAGGCTCGTATTCGGACGATGCTTACCCGGCACGCTGATGCAGGCCACCACGATCCTCATCCTGAGGTGCGAGGGCAAAGCCCGAGCCTCGAAGGACGCATTGGCGTTGGGCAGGGCACCCGTGGATACCCAGCCCGACGCTCCCGTTAACCCTGCCGAACGATGAAGGCGCTCCGCAAAATCGCCTTAACCCCCCCTTCATGGCGCCGGCTTTACCCCTGAGGAGAGGCATCAGGAGATGTGAGGACGGATCGGGCGGGCATGGCGCGCAGAGGCGGCAAGGGCGAGCGGATCGAACCGAGCTTCGGCACGGGACGCGGCGGTGCGGACCTGCGCGCCACGCGCGAGGACCGTCCTTGGGTGCGCGTCGCCGAACCGCCGAAGCCGCCCAAACCCGCGAAGGTCCGCCGTCACGAGGCCGCCGAGGACGAGGACCCGCCGGCCCGCGGCCGCCGCCAGCCCGCAGGCCGGCGTGACCGGGACGACAGGCCGCGCCGCCGCAAGCGGAGGGGTTTCCTTGGCACGCTGGTGATCTGGGGCGCGACCCTGTCCATCTGGGGCCTGATCGTCGTCGCCGGCGTCGTCGCCTGGTACGCCGCCCATCTGCCGCCGACCCACACGCTGGAAGTGCCGCCGCGGCCGCCGAACATCGCCATCCTCGCCGCCGACGGCACCGAACTTGCCAACCGCGGCGACACCGGCGGTGCCGCGATCCAGTTGAAGAGCCTGCCGAAACACGTCTCCCAGGCCCTGATCGCCATCGAGGACCGGCGATTCTACTCCCATTTCGGTCTCGACGTGGTCGGTCTCGCCCGCGCCGTCGTCACCAACCTCACCAACAGGGGCGTCCAGCAGGGCGGTTCAACGCTGAGCCAGCAGCTCGCCAAGAACCTGTTCCTCACCCCCGACAGAAACCTCGGCCGCAAGGTGCAGGAGGCCCTGCTCGCCCTCTGGCTGGAGCACAACTACTCCAAGGACCAGATCCTCGAACTCTACCTGAACCGGGTCTATTTCGGCGCCGGCGCCTATGGCATCGAGGCCGCCGCGCGGCGCTACTACGACAAGCCCGCCACCGCCCTGACGCTTCAGGAGGCCGCCGTCATCGCGGGTCTGGTCAAGGCGCCGTCCCGCCTCGCCCCGACCCGCAACCCGGAGGCCGCGCAGGCGCGCGCCCAGCTCGTGCTCGCCGCCATGGCCGAGCAGGGTTACATCACCGAGGCCCAGGCGCGCACCGCCCGCTCCAACCCGGCCCAGGCCAGCCGCGCCATCCCCGGCGGCTCGATCAACTATGTCGCCGACTGGATCATGGACCTCATCGACGACTACGTCGGCAAGGTCGAGACCGACCTGATGGTGGAGACCACCATCGTCGGACCGGTGCAGCAGGCGGCCGAGGCGGCTCTCGTCGAGGCCCTCACCCGCGGCGGCCAGCGCTACAACGTCGGCCAGGGCGCCGTGGTCGTGCTCGACCGTGACGGCGCCGTGCGCGCCCTCGTCGGCGGCCGCGACTATGCCCAGAGCCAGTTCAACCGCGCCGTCGCCGCCCGCCGACAGCCCGGCTCCGCCTTCAAGCCCTTCGTCTATCTCGCTGCGCTCGAGCGCGGCCTGACCCCCGACACCATGCGCAACGACGCGCCCGTCGCCGTCTCCGGCTGGCGGCCGGAGAACTACACCCGCGACTATCGCGGCGAGGTCAGCCTGACGACGGCGCTCGCCTCCTCGCTCAACACCGTCGCCGTCCGCCTCGGCCAGGAGGTCGGTCCGCGGGCCGTGGTGCGCACGGCCCAGAAGCTCGGCATCGGCTCGGCTCTCGCCGCCAATCCCTCCATCGCCCTCGGTACGTCGGAAGTGAACGTGCTGGAGCTCGTCGGCGCCTATGCCCCCTTCGCCAACGGCGGCACCGGCGTCATTCCCCACGTCATCACCCGCATCCGCACCACCAACGGGCGCGTCCTGTTCCAGCGCCAGCCGATGAACAACGGCCAGGTGGTGGAGCCGCGCCACGTCGCCATGATGAACGCGATGATGAACCAGACCACGGTCTCCGGCACGGCCCGCACCGTCCGCCTGCCGGGCTGGATCGTCGCGGGTAAGACCGGCACCAGCCAGGAGTTCCGCGACGCCTGGTTCGTCGGTTACACGGGACGCTTCGTCGCAGGCGTCTGGCTGGGCAACGACGACGGCACGCCGACCCGCCGCCTGACCGGCGGCGCCCTGCCTGTGGACGTCTGGAACAAGGTCATGGGCGAGGCCCATCGCGGCCAGCCGATCGTCGACCTGCCCGGCAACTGGCGGTCCTACGACGCCCCCGGCCGCATTCTGCCCGGCGAATCCATCGACCAGCCCATGACCATGTCCAGGATCGAGCCCGGAGGTCAGCGCCGTCCGCGGCCGGCGGAGCCCGAGGACCGCAGCGCCGTTGTGCGCCCGCAACAGGGCAGCGGCTTCCTCGACCGCCTGTTCCGCTAGCCGCCTCGCCCTTGCGCAGGGCGGCGGGAACCCCACATGCAGGCCGACCGTTTTCACGGGACCTGCAGGGGAGGAACGGCGCGATGACACGGATCGTCTGGTGGGGAGCCTTCGTCGGCGCCGCCTTCTGGTCGGTCTTCTCCCTCGTCGCCTATGCCGTGGTCGACACGGTGGGCGCCGGGGCGTCGAGCTACGGCACCGTGCCCGGCTTTCCGCCCGAGCCCTTTACCTTTGCCTGGATCGCCGCGCGCGTGCACGGCCTCGGCGTCTCCGCCGTCGGGCTCACCTGGCTGATCGGCCTGGCCCTGATCCTCGGGTCGGCCGCTTTGTTCCAGCGCTTCTTCGGCCGCCGCCGGCCGTCCCTGACGCAGGCGCCGCGGTCCTGGGGATCGTCCATCCCCGCCCCGCCGCCCGGCGCGTCCCACCCCGCGCGCGAACGCGCTGGCGGGCGCTGACGCGGCTATTCGAACAGCTCGGCATGGGCGAGATCCAGCCCCGCCACCGCCCGCAGGATTTCGGACAGGTGATGGCTCATCGCCGCCACCGCCCGCTCGGCATCCCCGTCCTCGACCGCGTTGAGAATGGCGCGGTGCTGCTCGACGAGCGGACCCATCGACCCCGGTGAATGCAGGGTGAGGGCGCAGACCCGGTCCATATGCGCCTTCTGCATTTCCACCGCGCTCCAGGCCTCCGCACAATCCGCCCCTTCGGCAAGCGTGATGTGGAACAGGCTGTCGAGGCGCTGGAATGCGAGGTGATCCCCCGCCCGCACCGCCGTCTCCTGCGCCTCGATCAGCGAAGCCGCGCGATCCCGGTAGTGGGCGTCGAACCGCTCGCAGGCCCGCCGCACGATGGCGACCTCGATTGCCTCGCGGATGAAGCGGGCGTCCAGCATGCGCCGCACCGACAGCTTCACGACCACCGTGCCGCGCTGCGGCTGCACGTCCACCAGGCCCTGCCGCATCAGCGCGATGAAGGCCTCCCGCACCGGCTGACGCGACACCTGGAAGCGTTCGGCGATCTCCGATTCCGACAGCCTCTCGCCCGGCCGGATGGTCAGGTCGATGATGCTGGCGCGCAATTCGCGCTCGACCCGCGCGGCAGCGCTCTCCTGCATGCGCGGCGGGGATGTTTCGAGGAGTGCGATGGTCATCGTTACGGTCGCCCCGTTTCCTCTTGAACTTCCATACAAGTGCATACTAGACTTGGCCGCGACCGGGAAGCCCGCATTTCGCAAGGCTCCGGTCGAAACGTTCCCCGCCAAGAAGGGAACACCGTTTCCACCCGGGAGGATCTCCATGCTGACACGCCGCACCTTCGTGTCCACCGCCGGCGCCCTCGTCGCCGGCCCCGCCGTTCTCGGCCGCCCTGCAGCCGCCCAGGCCACCGTCACCCTGCGATCGACCGACATCCACCCCGACGGCTATCCCACCATCGAGGCCGTCAAGTTCATGGGCCAGCTCCTCGAGCAGCGCACCAACGGCCGCATCAAGATCAACGTCTTCCACTCCGCCCAGCTCGGCCAGGAGAAGGACACGATCGACCAGACCCGGTTCGGCGTCATCGACATGAACCGCATCAACATGGCGCCGTTCAACAACCTGATCGCCTCCACCAACATCCCCTCGCTGCCCTTCATCTTCCGCTCCGTCGCCCATATGCGGAAGGTGATGGACGGCGCGGTGGGCGACCAGATCCTCGGCGACTTCACCGCCCACGGCCTCGTCGGCCTCGCCTTCTACGATTCCGGCTCGCGCTCCTTCTACAATTCGAAGCGCGCCATCACGACGCCGGCGGACATGCGCGGCATGAAGATCCGCGTCCAGCAGTCGGACATGTTCGTCGCCCTCGTCCAGGCGCTCGGCGCCAACGCAACGCCGATGCCCTTCGGCGAGGTCTTCACCAGCCTGCAGACCGGCGTCATCGACGGCGCCGAGAACAACTGGCCGAGCTATGAATCGACCCGCCACTTCGAGGTCGCCAAGTACTACTCGCTCACCGAGCACTCGCTGAGCCCGGAGGTGCTGGTCATGTCGAAGCGCTCCTTCGACAAGTTCAACGCCGCCGACCAGGCGCTGGTCCGCGCCGCCGCCAAGGAGTCGGTGGCGAAGATGCGCGAGCTGTGGGACGCCCGCGAGAAGGCCTCGGAGGCGAAGGTCCGCGCCGGCGGCGCCGTCATCAATACGGTCGAGAAGCAGCCGTTCATCGACGCGATGAAGCCGGTCTACGACCGTTTCGTCACCGACGCCAAGATGAAGGAACTGGTGGCGCGCATCCAGGCCGTGACCTGACCTCGCCGACCCGCGACCAGGCCCGCCGCCCCGCGCGGCGGGCGCCCTCCTGATCCCTCTCAGGCGAAAGCCTTGTCGATGCACGCCCTCGTCGTCCGCATGCGGCCGGTCACGGCCGCTCTCAGCCGCCTCTCGCTCCTCATCGCCGGGGCGGGGCTGGTGGCCATGACCGTCCTCGTCTTCTGGAGCATTTTCGGGCGCTACGTCCTCAACGACACGCCCACCTGGACCGAGCCCGCCGTGCTCCTGCTGATGAGCTGGTTCATTCTGCTCGGCTCGGCCACCGGCGTGCGCGAGCGCGGCCACATCGGCTTCGAGATCGGCCTTGCCGCCTCGCCGCCGCCGCTGCGCTTCCTCCTGAAGATCGTCACGGAAATCCTGCTCATCGGCTTCGGGCTGGCCATGTTCGGCTATGGCGCCCAACTCGCCGCCGGGACCTGGAGCGCCATGACGCCGATGATCGGCATCAGTCAGGGCTGGGACTACGTGCCCATTGCCGCCGGCGGCGCCCTCATCGCGCTGTTTTCGCTCGAACGGCTCCTGATGGTCCTCGTCGGCACCGATGAGATGGCGCTGCCCATCGCCCGCGGCCCCGAAGAGATTTGAGCGGAAGCACCCCTGCCATGGAACTCGCCATTCTCTTCGGCACATTCGCGCTGCTGCTCCTCATCGGCATGCCGATCGCCTTCTGCCTGGGCGTCGCCTCGCTGGCCACGGTCCTGTGGATGGACGTGCCGCCGCTGGTGATCTTCCAGCAGATGAACTCGGGCATGAACGCCTTCGCCATGATGGCGATCCCCTTCTTCATCTATTCCGGCGACCTGATGATCCGCGGCGGCATCGCCGAGCGGCTGATCGCCTTCGCCGCCTCGCTGGTCGGCCACCTGCGCGGCGGCCTCGGCCAGGTCAACGTGCTGACCTCCACCATGTTCGGCGGCATTTCAGGGTCGGCGGTGGCCGATGCCTCGGCGGTGGGCGGGTTGATGATCCCGCAGATGGTCAAGCGCGGCTATGACGCCGACTACGCGGTCAACGTCACCGCCAACGCGGCGATCATCGCGCTGCTGATCCCGCCGTCCCACAACATGATCATCTATTCGCTGGCGGCGGGCGGAAACCTCTCCATCGCCGACCTCTTCACCGCAGGCATCGTCCCCGGCCTGATGCTCGCCGGCGCGCTGATGATCGCCGCCTATGTCGTCGCCCGCCGGCGCGGCTATCCCACCGGAACCTTCCCCGGCTGGGCGAGCGTCGCCCGCGCCCTGGTGGTCGCGGCGCCTGGCCTCGTCCTCATCGCCATCATCTTCGGCGGCGTGCGCTCGGGCATCTTCACGGCGACCGAGAGCTCCTGCGTTGCCGTGGTCTATGCCCTCTTCGTCACCGTCTTCGTCTATCGCCAGCTTAGCTGGACCGACTTCGTCGAGGCGACGCTGGGCGCCGTGCGCACCACGGCCATGGTGCTGCTCGTCATCGGCACGGCGGCGGCCTTCGGCTGGCTCATGGCCTTCCTCCAGGTGCCGGCACAGACCGTCGCCTTCATGAAGAGCATCACCGACGACCCCGTGATGATGCTGCTGCTGATCAACGTCGTCCTTCTCTTCCTCGGCACCTTCATGGACATGGCGCCGATGATCATCATCCTAACCCCCATCCTCCTGCCCGTGGTGAAGGCCTTCGGCGTCGACCCGATCCATTTCGGTGTCATCCTCATCCTGAATGCCGGGATCGGGCTCAATACGCCGCCGGTCGGGTCCGTCCAGTTCGTCGCCTGCGCCATCGGCAAGGTGTCGATCGGCGAGAGCATGAAGACCATCTGGCCCTTCTACGGCGCCTCCGTGCTCGTCCTGCTGCTGGTCACCTACGTGCCCGCCTTCTCGCTCTGGCTTCCCGCCCTCTTCCGCTGACCGTCCGCCGAAAGGTTCGCCATGTCCCTCGCCGTCCGCCAGGCCTCCCACCCTGAAGCCGCCAGGCACTACGACACCGCCGCGCTGCGCGCCCATTTCCTCGTCGAGACCCTGTTCCGGCCGGACGCGGTCGAGCTCACCTACAGCCATGTCGATCGCATCGTCGTCGGAGGCGCCATGCCCGTCGCGGGCCCGCTCGCCCTCGAGACCCACAAGGCGCTGGGCCAGGCGACTTTCCTCGCCCGGCGTGAACTCGGCGTCTGCAACGTCGGCGGCCGCGGCCGCGTCGTCTGCGACGGCGAGGCCTTCGACCTCGCGCCGCGCGACATGCTCTATGTCGCCATGGGGACCGGCGACGTCCGCTTCGAATCCGCCGACGCCGCTGAGCCGGCAAAGTTCTACCTGTTTTCGACCCCCGCCCATGCCCGGCACCGGACCGTCCTGGTGCGGGAGGCCGACGCCAATGCCCTCGAACTGGGCGGCCAGGAGCAGGCCAACACCCGCACCCTCAGGCAGTACATCATCCCCGGCCGCGTCGAGTCGTGCCAGCTCGTCATGGGCCTGACGACGCTGAAGCCCGGCAACGTCTGGAACACCATGCCGAGCCACGTCCACGACAGGCGCTGCGAGGCCTATCTCTATTTCGGGCTCGGCACCGACGCCCGCGTCGTCCACCTCATGGGCGAACCGGAGGAGACGCGCCATCTTGTGGTGGCGAACGAGCAGGCGATCATCTCGCCGCCCTGGTCGATCCATTCCGGCTGCGGCACCTCGGCCTATTCCTTCATCTGGGCCATGGGCGGCGACAACCAGGATTTCACCGACATGGACATGGTGCCGATGGGGGTGCTGCGATGAGCCGGGGAACGGACATCTTCGTCCACGACGCCGAGTCACCCTGGACCGATCTCGGCGGCGGCGTGAAGCGCAAGATCCTGACCTATGACGCCGGCGTCATGATGGTCCGCGTCGTCTTCGAGGCGGGCGCCGTCGGCGCCCCCCATCACCACCCGCACATCCAGTGCACGCTGGTCGCCAGCGGCCGCTTCGCGGTGACCATCGGCGAGCGCACCGCGACCCTCTCCGCCGGCGACAGCTTCATTGTGCCGACGGATGTCGTCCATTCCGTCGTCGCCCTGGAGGCGGGAGAGCTCGTCGATACCTTCACGCCGCTGCGGGAGGACTTCCTCTAGGAGGCTCGCCTCACCGATGGGCTGCATCCCGCGCGAAACCGGCAGGGGGTCTCCAGGGTTGGTCCCCGACCACAGATTGGCCGGAAAGCGCTGGGACGATCAGGAATGGAAGCACTCTTCATCGGACAGACCTATATCGACGTCACGCTTCTGGCGGACACCATTCCCACCGGCGACGACAAGGTGGTCGCGAAGGACTATTCGGTCTCCTTCGGCGGCAATGCCGTCACCGCCGCCTTCGCCTGCGCCAAGCTGGGGGTGAAGCCGGATCTCCTCACCTCCCACGCCAACGACTGGCTCGGCCGGATGTTCTCCGACATGGCCGCGCGCTACGAGGTGAACCTGCATCCCCGGCCGGTGAAGCGCTCCTCGCTCTCCTTCGTCATCCCCAACAACGGCAAGCGTGCGATCGTCCGCGCCCGCGACGACGCCTATCTACACCCCTATCCGACGCTCTATCTCGACGGCTGCCGGCTGCTCCATCTCGACGGCCACCAGCCGGACGCCGCCATCGCCTATGCGAAGGCCTGCCGCGAGAAGGGCATCCTCACCTCGCTCGACGGCGGCGGCCTGCGCTCCAACACCCGCGAACTGCTCGAGTTCATCGACGTCGCCGTGGTCGCCGAACGCCTCTGCGAGCAAATGGAGCTCACCCCTAGCGAGATGCTCACCTATCTGAACTCCCGCGGCTGCCGGATCGGCGCCGTCACGCTCGGCGAGCGAGGCATGGTCTGGATCGACGCCAAGGGCGAGAAGCGGGAGATGCCGGCGCTGAAGGTGCCGCGCGCCAAGGTGGTCGACACCAACGGCGCCGGCGACATTTTCCATGGCGCCTACTGCTATGCCTATCTCGCCGATCCAGAGGGCGCCTGGGAGGAGCATTTCCGCTTCGCGCGGGCGGCCTCCGCCCATTCCATCCAGCATCTCGGCAACGAGGCGAGCCTGCCTTCGCTCGCCGACATCAAAGCCATGCGGGCCGCGGCGGGGGAATGACCGCGGCCGCGCCCCCTCATTCCGCCGCCAGCGGCAGGGCGGGCGACGATGGTGTCGCGGCGTCGACTACCGCCGCTTCCTCCGGACCTGGCTTCCTGACCCGGAACCACAGCGCGTAGAGCGCCGGCAGGAACAGGATGGTGAGCAGAGTGGCCGCGAAGAGGCCGCCGCCGATGGTGATCGCCATGGGCCCCCAGAACAGCGAGCGCGCCAGCGGCACCATGGCCAGGATCGCCGCCATGGCGGTGAGCACGACCGGGCGCGAGCGGTGGACGGTCGCCTCGATGATGGCGTCATAGAGCGACAGGCCCGCCTCGCGGTTCTCGTCGATCTGCTGCACCAGGATGACCGTGTTGCGCATGATCATGCCGGCGAGCGCGATGAGGCCGAGCAGGGCGACGAAGCCGAAGGGCGCGTTGAGCAGGTTGAGGGCGAGCGAGGCGCCGATGAGGCCCAGCGGCGCCGTGGAGAAGACCAGCAGCAGCCGCGAGAAGGACTGGAGCTGGATCATCAGCACGGTCAGCATGCCCAGCGCCATGACGGGGTAGAGGGCGGCGAGCGAGGAGTTGGCCCTGCCCGATTCCTCCACCGAACCGCCAACCTCGATGCGCAGGCCGGGCGGCAGCGAGGCCTTGAGCTCCTTCAGCGACTCCTCGACCTGGCCGGACACAACCGCCGGCTGGATACCGTCGGCGACGTCGGCACGGACGGTGATCGACAGTTCGCGGTTGCGCCGCCAGAGGATCGGATCCTCCTCGTGGAACTCCATGCGGGCGACCTGGGCGAGCGGCACCGGCACGCCGCTGCGGGCGATGATGGTGAGATCGCCGATGCGGCCGAGGTCGACGCGCTCGCTCGGCACGGCGCGGGCGACGATCTCCACCTTTTCGGTGCGGTCGCGCATGGTCGTCACGGTGACGCCGGAGAGGAGCGTCTGCAGCGTCTGCGCGACGTCCTGGACGTTGAGACCGAGCGAGCGGGCGCGATCCTGGTCGACCACGAGGCGGACGGAGGGCGACTGCTCGTTCCAGTCGAGATGGGGGTCGCGGGTGTTGCTGTTGGCGCGCATGATCTCGCGCACCTTCACCGCGAGGTCGCGGACCGCCTGCGGCTCGTTGCCGACGACCCGGAACTGCACCGGGAAGCCGACCGGCGGGCCAAAGCTGAAGCGGTCGATGCGCACCCGCGCCTCCGACAGGGCGCCATCCGCCACCGCCTTCTCGAGCCGTGCCTTCACCCGCTCGCGAGCTTCCAGGCTCTTCGTCATGATGACGATCTGCGAGAAGGACTCATCCGGGAGCTGCGGATTCAGGCCGAGCCAGAAGCGCGGGCTGCCCTGACCGACATAGGTCGTGTAGGTGCGGATGTCGTCGTCGCCCTTCAGCAGGGCCTCGGCGCGCTTGGCCGTATCCAGCGACGCGGTGATCGAAGAGCCCTGCGGCTGGCGCATCTCGAAGAAGAGCTCCAGACGGCCGGAGATCGGGAAGAACTGCTGCTGCACGCGGGTGAAGGCGACCACCGAGCCGGCGAAGATCGCGATGGTGGTGACGACGACGACGATCTTGTGGTCCACCGACCAGCGCACGGCGCGGCGCAGCATCTGGTAGGTCGGGGTGTTGTAGAGGGCGTGTGCGTCGGTGTGGTCCGGCTTCGGCGGGATCGGCTTGCCGCGCTTCTCGGCGCGCTTCACCGCCCGCTGATACTTGCGTTCCTCGATGGCGCGGAAATCGGGCAGCAGGACGTAGCCGAGATAGGGCGTGAACAGCACGGCGACGAACCAAGAGACGATCAGCGCCATCCCGACCACCCAGAAGATGGAGCCGGCATATTCACCCGTCGCCGAATTGGCCAGGCCCACGGGCAGGAAACCGATGGCGGTGACGAGGGTGCCGGTGAGCATCGGGAAGGCGGTCGAGGTCCAGGCGTAGGCCGCCGCGGAGATGCGATCCCAGCCCTGCTCCATTTTCACCACCATCATCTCGACCGCGATGATGGCGTCGTCGACCAGCAGGCCGAGCGCGATGATCAGCGCGCCCAGGGAGATTCGGTGCAGGTCGATGCCGATCAGGTACATCAGGGTGAAGACGACGGCGAGCACCAGCGGCACCGACAGCGCGACGATGACGCCGGTGCGCAGGCCGAGAGAGACGAAGGACACGAACAGGACGATGACCAGGGCCTCGACGAACGAGGTCTTGAACTCGGACACCGCCTCGCGCACCACATGCGGCTGGTCGGCGATCTGACCCATTTCGATACCGACCGGCAGCTGTCCGCGGAAGGCTTCGCGCGCCTTTTCCAGTTCCTCGCCGAGGGCGGTGATGTTGGCGCCCTTCTGCATCACGATGCCGACGAGCACCGACTGCTGACCCTCCTGGCGGATCAGATAGGTGGGCGGGTCGACATAGCCGCGGGAGATCGTGGCGATGTCGCCGAGCCGGAAGATGCGGCCGTTGACGTCGACGGGGATCGCGGCGACCGCCTCGACCCCGTCGAGGGCGCCGGTGACGCGCAGCGGAATCCGGGCGGAGCCGGTGTCGATGGTACCGGCGGGGGTGACGGCGTTCTGCTTCTGCAGGCTTTCGAAGATGGTGGAGGAAGAGACGCCGAGGGTGGCGAGCTTGGCGTGGCTGAACTCGACGAAGATGCGCTCGTCCTGGGCGCCGTAGATGTTGACCTTGGTGACGTTGGGCACGCGCAGCATGTGGCTCTTCAGCCGCTCGGCGATGGCCTTCAGGTCGGCATAGGAGGCCCCGTCGCCGGTCAGCGTGTAGAGCACGGAATCGACGTCGCCGAACTCGTCGTTGACGGCCGGGCCGACGACGCCGCTCGGCAGGTCGGACTGCAGGTCGTCGAGCTTCTTGCGCACCTGGTAGAAGAGCTGCGGCACGTCGCGCGGCGGCGTGTTGTCGCGGAAGGTCATCTG contains:
- a CDS encoding efflux RND transporter permease subunit encodes the protein MTKGNWSYWAVTHRSLVLFAILVLIASGVISYMRLGQAEDPSFTIKVVTITVAWPGATAREIQDQVAERIEKKLQELPYFDRAQTYTKSGFAAIQMTFRDNTPPRDVPQLFYQVRKKLDDLQSDLPSGVVGPAVNDEFGDVDSVLYTLTGDGASYADLKAIAERLKSHMLRVPNVTKVNIYGAQDERIFVEFSHAKLATLGVSSSTIFESLQKQNAVTPAGTIDTGSARIPLRVTGALDGVEAVAAIPVDVNGRIFRLGDIATISRGYVDPPTYLIRQEGQQSVLVGIVMQKGANITALGEELEKAREAFRGQLPVGIEMGQIADQPHVVREAVSEFKTSFVEALVIVLFVSFVSLGLRTGVIVALSVPLVLAVVFTLMYLIGIDLHRISLGALIIALGLLVDDAIIAVEMMVVKMEQGWDRISAAAYAWTSTAFPMLTGTLVTAIGFLPVGLANSATGEYAGSIFWVVGMALIVSWFVAVLFTPYLGYVLLPDFRAIEERKYQRAVKRAEKRGKPIPPKPDHTDAHALYNTPTYQMLRRAVRWSVDHKIVVVVTTIAIFAGSVVAFTRVQQQFFPISGRLELFFEMRQPQGSSITASLDTAKRAEALLKGDDDIRTYTTYVGQGSPRFWLGLNPQLPDESFSQIVIMTKSLEARERVKARLEKAVADGALSEARVRIDRFSFGPPVGFPVQFRVVGNEPQAVRDLAVKVREIMRANSNTRDPHLDWNEQSPSVRLVVDQDRARSLGLNVQDVAQTLQTLLSGVTVTTMRDRTEKVEIVARAVPSERVDLGRIGDLTIIARSGVPVPLAQVARMEFHEEDPILWRRNRELSITVRADVADGIQPAVVSGQVEESLKELKASLPPGLRIEVGGSVEESGRANSSLAALYPVMALGMLTVLMIQLQSFSRLLLVFSTAPLGLIGASLALNLLNAPFGFVALLGLIALAGMIMRNTVILVQQIDENREAGLSLYDAIIEATVHRSRPVVLTAMAAILAMVPLARSLFWGPMAITIGGGLFAATLLTILFLPALYALWFRVRKPGPEEAAVVDAATPSSPALPLAAE